The genomic interval CAGGCATTCTCAACGCAAAGGCCGCGAATGACTTTGGCGGATCTGGCTCGCGAAACAGGCCTGCACAAAAGCACGATCTTGCGTTTGACCAATTCCTTGCAGATTTACGGATTCATCAATCGCGATGAGGGCGGGGTTTATTCAATTGGTGCCAGCATTTGGCGGCTCGGCGTGATTTTCAGACAGGAATTCAACGATGGCGAAGACATCCGCCCGTTGCTCCGCGAACTTGTCAAGCTGACGGGTGAAACGGCTTCCTTCTATGTGCGGGCTGGCAATGAGAGGGTCTGTCTCTATCGGGAAAATTCCCCCAATCTCATGCGCTTCCATCTTGAGGAAGGCATGCGCATGGATTTGTCCACCGGGGCATCCGGTATGGTCTTGCGGCGTTATTCGGGTGAGGCCGTTGAAGATTTGTACCTATTCAGCGACAGAGGAACGGTGCAGTCGGTTGGCAAGCGCAATCCCGATATCGCATCCATTTCGACGCCGGTCTTCAACTGTCACGGGGTCTTGCGCGGGGCCTTGACGGTATCCGGTCTGATCGAACGGTTTGATGCGCAAGCGCGGCAGGCCGTGATCGCCCCTCTAGAGCATTTTGCTTCCAGATTGCAGCAGATCCTGCCTGGTTAGAGGTCTATCGAACCGACAGAACCCAATGTTGCTATTGTCTGGGTTCCACTTGAAATGGTCACGATTGCCAAAGCACGTCTAATGAGATCTCGAATGACCGCTTTAACCCGTGGGAAGCAGAGTTCTTGCGTAGGCGTCGAAGAATCACCCACCAAGTGTATCAGATGTCCGATACGCTTTGCTTGTAATGGTGGCTGACCTATATATCTCATGAATAGAGCTCCTAATGGTGAAGAGGGGTTAAACTACTTTTGCTCGGCCTATGAGCAGTTTTTCTTTCATGCAGATCCTTATCTTCACCGTCTTGCCTATCACATCGGTCACAACCAGTCTGACCGTCCTGTTAAGGAATGGGCGCAGGAGCAAGTGCGAGCTCTTGCAGCAACAGCCAAAACCGGGCGAAATAATCTATGTCCATGTGGCAGCGGTAAGAAGTTCAAAAATGCTGTACTTCATTTGAACGGCCGCAGTGGGGAAGCCACTTTGCTGTAAATGTCAAAAGGTGAGTGTCCGGTATGGGCTGCGAATACCAATCGCGATCCTGGATGAGCGGTTTCGGGCAATGATGCGGCGCATCAGGCCGCTTTGAGCCCAAATTAGACATTTATGCGACTGGTTTAGCGCACGGCTCCAGCATATCGCAATCATCGAAGACTTCAGCCGCACTGTTTATAGTGTTGATCAAACCGCCAACACTAACTATGCATCTTTGCCCCTTTGGTGATTTTGTCGACGATTTTCTTATCTGCGCGCAGAGCGATTCCGACCGTGTTGAGCTCGTCTGGACCATGCTCGGCAAAAACGGCGCGATTGGCCTCGTCATGCCCTGTGGCAAACATCTCCTCGATATAGGCTACGGTCTCCACCTCCCTGTCCCGCGCCCGTCTGCGAATATTGAGAAGCGTATTGGCTTCGGCGGACAAGACGATAACGGGTTGAACAGACATCGGCAGATGATGATTGTTCTCGCTGTCTCTGTAAGGTGATCCGATGATGCCGGGATTGGCTCCGGTGATACCACTCATCAAGAAAGCGGTCACATTGAGCTTTTGCCAAGTGGCAAGGTCATCACGAACAATGATGGCAATCTTGGTATCAAACATGTTCGATTGTACTTTCCTGTTGCGAGCCGTGCGGAAGCGAGTGCGTCAGCACTTCAATCGCGTGAGAAGGTGAGAGGTGCTTATCTATAAATATTCGCCGCAATCTTTTACACTCCGAATAATATTCTGTCATTTACTCTTACAAACGTATATCATTCAAATAAGATGACATCTATCGAAGTATTTTCGAAATCTGGAAGCAATAATGGCTGTTGACCGAACAGATCGTCGCATTTTGGCACTTCTATCGAAGAATGTGCGGATGACCAACAAAGAGCTCGCATATGAGGTCGGTTTAGCCCCATCAAGCCTTCACGAGCGACTGAAGCGACTTCAGGAAAGCAATTTGATAGCGGGCGCACATGCGGATATTCGCTTGGAGCATATGGGGCTTGCACTGAAAGCCTTGATGTTCATCCAGATGGCAGAGCACAAAAAGAACGACCTCGATCAGTTTCTCAGGGAAGTTTTGAAAATTCCAGAGGTTCGGGCTGGCTGGATGATCAGTGGCCGCTTTGATGCGGTCGTTGAAGTGGTCACCAAAAACACTGCCCATCTGCACCGGCTGGTGGTAGAGCAGTTTTCATCTCGAAAAGAGATAAGCCGCATCGAAACATCAATTGTCTTCGAAAGCGTGGTGCAGAATGATCTCTCTGAAACCCTCAATCTGATTGACGAAGAACAACAAGAAACGGTTTGACACGGGTGTGGCAAATGTCCCCTCCGTCCGTCCGCCCGTCACCGGGTTCATGAAAATGCTACAGCTCGTTTGAATGACAGGAATGGGGAAGTTGCCTTGTGGTAGGTGCTGACCGGCGAACGGCG from uncultured Cohaesibacter sp. carries:
- a CDS encoding DUF2000 family protein; the encoded protein is MFDTKIAIIVRDDLATWQKLNVTAFLMSGITGANPGIIGSPYRDSENNHHLPMSVQPVIVLSAEANTLLNIRRRARDREVETVAYIEEMFATGHDEANRAVFAEHGPDELNTVGIALRADKKIVDKITKGAKMHS
- a CDS encoding Lrp/AsnC family transcriptional regulator, whose amino-acid sequence is MAVDRTDRRILALLSKNVRMTNKELAYEVGLAPSSLHERLKRLQESNLIAGAHADIRLEHMGLALKALMFIQMAEHKKNDLDQFLREVLKIPEVRAGWMISGRFDAVVEVVTKNTAHLHRLVVEQFSSRKEISRIETSIVFESVVQNDLSETLNLIDEEQQETV
- a CDS encoding IclR family transcriptional regulator, with translation MGAIRTESVERAMSILQAFSTQRPRMTLADLARETGLHKSTILRLTNSLQIYGFINRDEGGVYSIGASIWRLGVIFRQEFNDGEDIRPLLRELVKLTGETASFYVRAGNERVCLYRENSPNLMRFHLEEGMRMDLSTGASGMVLRRYSGEAVEDLYLFSDRGTVQSVGKRNPDIASISTPVFNCHGVLRGALTVSGLIERFDAQARQAVIAPLEHFASRLQQILPG